From one Mycolicibacterium sp. HK-90 genomic stretch:
- a CDS encoding acyl-CoA dehydrogenase family protein — protein MTATSAPAATKSTYRPLELFDTDRLLDADERDIAATVRRFVETRLKPNVEGWFESATLPRELAKEFAGLGLLGMHLQGYGCAGTNAVSYGLACMELEAGDSGFRSFVSVQGSLSMFSIYRFGSEEQKQEWLPRLAAGEAIGCFGLTEPDFGSNPAGMRTRARRDGSDWVLDGTKMWITNGNLADVATVWAQTDDGVRGFVVPTDTPGFTANEIHRKLSLRASVTSELVLDNVRLPASAQLPLAQGLSGPLSCLNEARFGIVFGALGAARDSLETAIAYTHSREVFDKPLAGYQLTQEKLANMTVELGKGMLLAIHLGRIKDADGVRPEQISLGKLNNVREALAIARECRTLLGGSGITLEYSPLRHANNLESVLTYEGTSEMHLLAIGKALTGQAAFR, from the coding sequence ATGACCGCCACTTCCGCACCGGCCGCCACGAAGTCCACCTACCGGCCGCTGGAGTTGTTCGATACCGATCGGTTGCTCGATGCCGATGAGCGTGACATTGCCGCGACGGTGCGCAGGTTCGTCGAGACCAGGCTCAAGCCCAATGTCGAGGGTTGGTTCGAATCGGCCACTCTGCCCAGGGAACTGGCCAAGGAGTTCGCCGGCCTGGGCCTGCTGGGTATGCACTTGCAGGGGTATGGGTGTGCGGGCACCAACGCGGTGAGTTACGGGTTGGCCTGTATGGAGCTGGAGGCCGGTGACAGCGGGTTTCGCAGCTTCGTGTCCGTGCAGGGATCGCTGTCGATGTTCTCGATCTACCGGTTCGGCTCCGAGGAACAGAAGCAGGAGTGGCTGCCGCGGTTGGCCGCTGGTGAGGCGATCGGTTGTTTCGGCCTGACCGAGCCGGATTTCGGTTCCAACCCGGCCGGGATGCGGACCCGCGCGAGGCGTGACGGTAGTGATTGGGTTCTGGATGGCACCAAGATGTGGATCACCAACGGCAATCTGGCCGATGTGGCCACGGTGTGGGCCCAGACCGATGACGGTGTTCGGGGCTTTGTGGTGCCCACCGACACCCCGGGGTTCACCGCCAATGAGATTCATCGCAAGTTGTCGTTGCGGGCGTCGGTGACCTCGGAGTTGGTGTTGGACAATGTGCGCCTGCCGGCCTCGGCGCAGCTGCCGTTGGCCCAGGGGTTGTCGGGCCCGTTGTCGTGTCTGAACGAGGCGCGGTTCGGCATCGTGTTCGGTGCACTGGGCGCGGCGCGTGACAGTTTGGAGACCGCGATCGCCTACACGCACAGCCGTGAGGTGTTCGACAAGCCGTTGGCCGGCTATCAGCTCACTCAGGAGAAGCTGGCCAACATGACCGTGGAGCTGGGCAAGGGCATGTTGTTGGCGATTCATCTGGGCCGGATCAAGGACGCTGACGGGGTGCGGCCCGAGCAGATCAGCCTGGGCAAGCTCAACAATGTGCGCGAGGCGCTGGCCATCGCCCGCGAATGCCGAACCCTGTTGGGTGGCAGTGGGATCACCCTGGAGTACTCACCGCTGCGCCACGCCAACAACCTCGAATCCGTGCTGACCTACGAGGGCACCTCAGAGATGCACCTGCTCGCGATCGGCAAAGCCCTCA